In Haliscomenobacter hydrossis DSM 1100, the DNA window CAAAGGTGGTATTTGCCTTTGGCGGGCATGGCCACTTTGGTGGAGGCATTTTTGACGGGGGTGCCCATGCCGTGCGCCATCAGGTAAGTGGAGCCCATTTGCTGGATGAACTGGGGGTCGGTGACCCAGTAGCCCTTGTCGATGAAGCTTTCGGCTTCAATGAGGGCGTCTTTTTGGGCAAAAGTCAAGAGGGGGAACAATAACAAAATGAGTAGGCCAATTGGTTTTTTGCTTTTCATAGTCCGTTGAAAAAGTGGTGAAAAGATGAATGGGTGTAAAGAGCACGCCCGGATTGCTCGCCGCAAGGCTTCCAGATACCAAACCAATGATTTGGTTAAAAAGCACAATACTAGCGGATTTATTGACCGAAAATAAGGCGAGTTTCAAAATAATAAATGGCATCAATTGGTCGGATCGAGAGAAAACCTATCGGGAACCTTCTCGAAACGGGTAGCGGTAGAGATTTTTGTTGAATAGGGTTGTCTAATAATTTAGTGTGTGTAAATTCTAAAGACTAAAGGAATCCAAAGTACTTATTGGCGGTAATGATCTACAGAAGCTTGAAGCCTAGTTTTAATTTTTTCTCTAAGATATTCTGGACTTTTAACCTGAATCCCCTCACCATAAGAAAGAATTAATTGCTCCAGTTCATAGTTCGGGATAACCTCAATCTGGAGGGTTAAGCCATTTTCATCTTGATTAAGTTTTTTCTGTGAGCCATGCAATGGTTTGGTTAGAATGTAAGGAGCAAGTTGAGAACTGATAACAAGCTGAATTGTTTCTAATGTCGCTTCTTTAGGCCGTGTGACACCTATAATGTCTTCAAAATATTCATCAAAATCAACAAATTTATTTTCGAGATAAGGTGTCTTTAGCTCCTCAATATGTTCGATCCGGTCCAAAGCCAAATTGGAGATTTCGGCAAAAGCGGGATTGTATCCAAATACGAACCAACGATTGTTGTATTGCTTCAAGAAATAAGGATGCAGCGTGAATTGCAACAAGTCATTTTTTCGAAAAGACTGATAATCAATTTTTAATACTTTTTCATACAAAACAGCATGGAACAACTCTTCTAACCAACCAATCCCACGGAGAAATTCATTGTTGCTAAACGCCATAAATTCTTTGCCTGGCTTAGTAGTGCCAAATGATTGCTCCAAACGAGGAATTAATTCGTTAAGCCATTCAAATTGTGGCATCCCTTTCATCCTACTCAGCACCATCATTGCTGATCTTAATTGATGGGCTTCTGTTTCATTGATGGGTTGGTTGTTGATAGAAAAGCTAAAATCTGCATAACGGTAATAAGCTTTTCTTCCTTCCCGAAAACGCTCTAAAGGAATAGACCATCCTTGCTCACTTTCCATAAATTTTATGTCTTCAAAAAGCTGTCGCCTTTGAATTTGGCTATTAAGGCCATTAAATTCGTAAAGGGCGTGATTACATTCTGCTAAAAGATCTTCCCAAAAATACCTTCGCCCAGGGTTGCGAAAACACCGGTCTAGTACTTGATAGCGGATGTAAGCATTCTTATTTACAGACATAGCCTATTATTTTCTTACCGATGCAGATCAAATGCACTGTAACTTTTTACTTTTGCAAACGTATTTACTAGGGAATTGGTTACAAATTCCTAATGATTCTTTGAATGCCTGTCTAAAGATATTGATCGTGCATGCTGTATTTCGGCATGTCTCCTGGCTTTTAGCCAGGTGAACGTTTTGAGGTCATTGTTGAAGATGATTGGTCATCTGCTTGTTTATTGTGATGATAAATAATGATGGTTGATTTGTTTTTGATGATGATATGGTTGAATTTTACTCCATACGAAAGAGTATCATGGCAGGCATTCTTATTTTTCCTTTATGCAATTGGAACAGGAGCAAGTCGAGATCATCCGAACTATGTTTCAGCAAATCAAGAGTAAGAATGATTTGCTGAAGCTCATCAACTTTGCCAAGAAATTGCTCTTTGGCGAGGCGGCTCATGCTGTTCCGTTAAAAACACTGACTTATTATGGTAATGCAAATCTTGCGTCTGATGCGTACAGAACTTTCAGTATCCGCAAAAAATCAGGCGGAAAACGGCCGATTCATGCACCTGTTAAAGGATTAAAGCCTATTCAAAAAGCTTTGAATCTTATTTTACAGTGTTTGTTTACGCCGCATCATGCAGCTAATGGTTTTGTTCCAGAAAGATCGATTGTAGACAATGCCAAAGTACACCAAGGTGCTCACTATGTGTATAACATTGACCTCAAGGATTTTTTTCCTAGCATCGACCTTAGTCGGGTGGCCGCTTGCTTGCGCTTGCCGCCATTCAATTTGATCGACACAGCGGAAGAACCCCTTGCTTTTTTGGTTGCCAATCTTTGCTGTACCCCTATTTTAGTAGAACGGCAAAATGAATCTGGCGAATGGATCAATAAAATTCTAAATGTGTTGCCTCAAGGAGCCCCTACATCGCCAACCATCACGAACATTGTAGCCCAACGCTTAGATAAACGTTTGACCGGCCTAGCGCGTAGATTTGGAGCCAACTTCTCGCGCTATGCAGATGACATCACTTTTTCGTCTATGCACAATATTTATAAGCAGGATGAAGCATTCACCATTGAATTAACCCGAATCATCGAGAGCCAAGGTTTTTACATCAACCCTAGCAAAACACGCCTCCAGAAAACTGGTTTTCGACAAGAAGTGACCGGGCTCGTTGTGAATGAAAAGGTGAATGTGCATCGCAGGTACGTCAAACAAATCCGCCATTGGCTTTACCTCTGGGAACGTTATGGTTATGCCCAAGCAGAGCAGATTTTCAAGCGCGAATATGTAAAAGACAAAGGTTACGCCAAAAAGGGTAATCCAAAATTGGAAAATGTACTGGAGGGTAAGTTGTTGTTTATGAAGATGGTGAAAGGGGGGGAAGATGGGACTTTTTTGGGATTGTGGAGGAGGTTTGATCATCTTTTGATAGAACTAAATGAGGTAAGAGACAATACTTCAATCCCAGAGGAGGCTTTTACAGAAAAAGAGCAATTAACAAGAACGATTAAAATTTCACTCTTACCTATTGATGATGGTAAATTTATTCAAACACTCCAACATGATAAGCTAATACCGATGGGAGTTGCACTTCCGTATGAGGAAACATTCGAAAATAATATTGAGGAAACCTATGAAAAACCTTCTTTACAACATAACCCTATCAATACAATGAATTTTCTAAAAAATTTCAAATATGACAATGCTTCTGGATTTAAAGAACTTGTACATGCTCCATTTGATGTCGATAATTTTGATTTTGAAAAAATTCTTGACACTGTAAAAAATCATCCCAATTTTATTTTAACTTTTAAAAATACGAGAGCAGAAAAATTTACTGGAGAACTGCCTCTGGGGCTTTGGAAAAAAGCTAAAGAATTAATTAATCATCTCAGTACAGAAGGATTAGATCTCTTTAAGCTGACTAAACAACACCCAATTGAAAGTGAAAAATTCTTAACAGAAATTCAAGATTTTAAAAAAAATTATAGATTTAGTAGTGACGATACAGAGTCTTCTATACTAAAAAAACTAATTATACACGTTGCAAAGAAGGCTGAACACAAAAACTCAGACAAAAACATTGTATTTTCATTTGGAAACACAGATCAATCTGGACAATTTAGTGATGACCAATTAGTTTTTTTACCTGATGAAAGAATATTCGGATTAAGATCTGGTTTTTTCACTTGGGTTCCTAATGTCAGGAATACACTAGCATGGATTTTTAAAGGTATTTTACAACACTCTAATGTTAATGGAAGTAGGACCTTTGAGAAAAAATCAAAAAAGATAGTGGTAGAAATTAATAGATTCAGGGATAAAGATATAGGGCTTACTAAAGTGCAATTAACCATTTCAGACGAATTTAGTGTGCTTAAAAAGAGCCCTGATCAATTCTTGGAAGATTTATTAAATTCAGAACCATGTAAACACTATCTAAGAAATATTGCTGATTGGGCGATTGAATGTGATTGCGATAATGGGGAATCTTATCTTTTCCAAATACTACCTAAAAACGATTATAAACGTTTAGAAAGGAAAGTAAATTCATTCAAGCATATAATTACTTTTTATGACTAAGCAAAAACCTATTTTGTTCTTTGACGAAGGGAATGTAGAAAAGACTGATGTATTTAGAGTGCTCTCACTCAAAGAGACATGTTCTGATTATGAACCTATTGTTGGTTTTTTTACAGAACTTAATCAGCATTTCGATTTTGCCGACGGCAGTGGAAACGAGGTAAATATATTGTTTTCGGTTGATGAAATTGACTATATATTTATTCACCATAGTTTCAACATGCCCTATTCTATACCTTCAAATTGTTTTGATCTTTTAAGAGAACAGTTAGGTGAAAAATTGGTAGTCTTTTCTGGAGAAACAGCTAACGACCTCAAAGTCAATCGTCTTAAAAGGGACGATACATATAAGAATTTTAATTTTTTTTAGAAGTTTTTATGCTACTTGGTGAGTATCGTTTAGAAGTTTTTACAGAAAGAAATTTTTACAGATTATTAGCTGAAGAATATTTAGAGGAATTTAGATCAATTATCGAAGAAAGTAAAGAAAAAGCGTTTTCAAGTGTTGTGTTTAAAAAATTATCAAAACTTACAGGCAATGATATAGAAGCATTAGCCCAAAGGCTTGTTACTATGAGTGAGGAAGAAATAATTCTATTTATTGACCAGCAAATTGCAACCTTATGATAAATGATCTGATACTAGTCACGAACTCAGCCAATTCTGCTTCTTCTAGAAAGCATTTCACTGACATACTTAACTTTGGCGAATATCTTGAGCTCGCTATCCCAGCAGAATGGAAGGCTCAGCCGCGTGAGTTTTATCTTTATATTACTTACAGTGAACTTGAGCCAAAGTTAGCAGCCACACAATTTAAAGGCATAGTAATCGATTTGTTTTTAGAAAATTCAAAATCCACAGATTCTAATATTGCGGTAGATTTAGCTGCCTTCCTAAGGCTTTGCGATATTGATTTACCTATCATTATTGTTTCCGAAAAGCATTTAACATCCGAGAAATATGGCTTGGATATTGATCCTAGGAGCTATCAAATACTAAATGACTTCAAAGTAGGAAAGTTCTTGACTTACGACCAAGCATTTAACAAAGAATTATCTGTTGATGACCCCCAACATTTTCCAATTTATAAACACATAAGGGGATATAAATTTAACATAGCTGAATTTCTAAAAAACTTTTCGGTTATTCCTTCTGATGATCGCCATCAAATGACAAATGAATGGGGTGCTATTAAACTTGCATTTAATGCAGGCTATACATTGGAGGACATTGGTTACAATTTTCCTCAAAACACCTATTTTAAATACCTTCAAAAGAAATTCTCGCTTGATTTTTTGACCTTTGCAGAAAGAGAAGAACTGCTAAAGGAATATTCATTGCCTACTACTCAAAATAAAATCAATCTATCTACTTTCCTGAAAAACAAAAAAATATTACTTGTTGATGATAATGCTGAAAAAGGTTGGGCAAGCGTCCTAGAGAAGATTTTTGACGCGAGAATAGTTAGTATGTCTAGTATTCATGATTGTTTAAAAATTGATCACAAAGAATACGCTTCTTTTGATCTTGTGTTTTTAGATTTATACATGCCCAATTTTCACGGAAATTTAAAGGAAAAAGAAAACTCTATTAAACTATTAGAGACTTTTAAAATTGGGTTTCCTCAAATCCCTATTATTGTATTTACGGCTTCCAACAAATCTTGGACATTAGACGAAGTTCTAGAGAAAGGCGCAGATGGAATGTATGTCAAAGAATCTCCAGAATATGCTGGGAATGCTACTTATTCTAGAGAAAATTTCAAAAACTTCTTCTCTACCATTGCTAATTGCTTGAAACGCTATAAAACGCTTCAACCTTATTGGAGTAATATTGATTTTATCTTTCAAAATTTTCTTCCCGAAATCGACGATATAAATGCTTTCAAGTTTAAATCTAGAATTAAAGAACGGCTAGAAATGTTTTTTGGTCTACTAAAAAGGGGGCTTGAAGAGAAGGGTTTTAACTCTAGAAAGTTCTATTTTTCTGATAATGAATTGGCTTTTATAACTCTTTGGAGTATACTGAATGAAATTTCACAAGCCTATTATGAAAAATCTCGACCTAATATTCAGATTAGAGACCCTAAGGGTAATTTAATCTCTGCACATCCTTCAGGTACACTAATCGAATACTCTCCTCGGCATTATAAATGGAGTATCAAAAATCAGCAAGATGTTTTTCTTGAGTATGTTTATTTTTTTGAAATAGAGCGGGAAAAAATTGTATTGCACTCAAATAAAAATTATTACAAGCTTAATTGTAAGTCTAAATCCATATTCAAGTTTCATCGTGGTAAAGGAACTGTGCTGCATCAACCTAGCGTGCCAGACGTAGATTATTCAAGAAGTCTGTATGTTCAAATTGCTTTTTTGTTAGAAAAGAAAATAACTCTTCTAAGTCCAAAGAAAGATAGACTACAAGAAAAATTAAGTCAATTAAATGAAAAAAGGAATAAACTTTTTTTAACACATGGAGAAGAAGATTCTAGGTTCTACAATAAAACTGAAAAGAGCAAGAGGAGCGAAAGAAGCTATGAAATAACTCCAAATGGAGACATAAAAGAATTATTTGAGTTAGTTGGTTTTCTCTTGACAGGCAAAGAAATTGTGCTTAATATTTAGCGTATGCACAATCTGTGCACTTCTCTCATTTTTCCCATGCTCCATGACATCAAAAAACTCTAATTTATGAACATCCACCACCACTTTCCAAACCTCCAACTCACCCAAGACCAACAAACCACCCTTGGCCAAGTAGAAGCATTTTTGGAAGGTGGTGACCAAATATTTCTCCTCAAAGGGTATGCAGGCACAGGTAAAACCACTTTATTACATGGCATCTGTCGCTATTTAGCAGCAAAACAATCTGATTTTAGGTTGATGGCTCCTACTGGTCGAGCTGCGATGATTTTGGCGCGCAAAACTGCGATAAAGTCTTGCACCATCCATCGGGGCATCTACAATATGGATCAATTGGAAGAGAAAGAAGAAGGTACCTCCTTCAAGTTTTTTTATGCGCTCAAAACCAATGAAGATAGTTCTCGCTGTGTTTATCTCGTAGATGAAGCATCAATGGTTTCTGATGTTTACAGCGATGATGAGTTTTTTACTTTTGGCTCTGGTTTGCTGTTAAAAGACCTTATAACCTATACCCTTCAAGGAGAAAACCACCATAAGATCATATTTGTAGGGGACGACGCACAATTACCCCCCGTAAATATGCCATTCTCTCCAGCCCTTGAGACACACTATTTACAGAATCAATACGGCTTGCAAGTACAAACTGCGCAGCTTACTCAAGTTGTAAGACAGGCACACCAAAGTGGCATTCTGACCACTGCCACTTATTTGCGCCAAGCTATCGCAGCCAATAAATTTAATGCTTTTTCCATCCATACTCAGTATAATGACGTACACACTATTCAACCTGAGCAAGTTGTAGAGGAGTATGTCTCAATGGTGAAGCAACAAGGAATTCAAAACACCATTATTATCACCCACTCTAATCGCCAAGCATTAGAATACAATCAACTCATCCGGCAACGCCGCTATGGAGAAAATGGAAGTCAACTTCAGAAAGAGGACATTTTGCTGATTACCCGGAATAACTATAATGGTTCGCTTGAACTGTTTAATGGGATGTTTGCCAGAGTTCTTGAAGTTGGTGGAATAGAGTATACGGCGTCTCCTCGTTTCAAAATAGAAGGTGGTACCACTATTCAACGTGAACTTGTTTTTCGATCCTTAAGAGTAGAAATTACCGCTATCGACGGCAGCATCCATCAACTCAAAACTACAGTACTTGATCCTTTTTTAACTGCTAGTGAAGGTAAATTACACCCTTATGATCAACGTGCTTTATACATTGACTTTAAGATGCGAGCCATTGCTAAGGGATTGCATCCTAAAAGTGAAGCCTTTCGTGAAGCGTTAAAAAAAGATGTCTATTTCAATGCCTTACAAGCCAAATACGGCTATGCCATTACTTGCCACAAATCTCAAGGTGGCGAATGGACTGGAGTGTTAGTCGATTTTAAAGTTTTCATTGGCAAATTGAGTTCAAGTTTTTTCCGTTGGTCTTACACCGCGATTACTCGCAGTAGCAAAGCATTATTATGTATTGATGCTCCAAACTATAATGCGCTTAGTGAGTTTGTAGTCCACGACATCACTAAGCTCGGCAAAGTTCTACCAGAGAGTTACTATGTTCCGGATGGGTTAAATTTTTTGGAATATCGTAAGTCCCGACTGCAACAAATCTGCCAGCGGCAGGAGTTAACAATGCTGATTGTAGAGCATAGTTACCAATTGGAAGTAGGGTTCCAGCAAGGGAATGAATCCGGTAAAGTACAGCTTTGGTACACTAAAACAGGGTTTTCGAGCGTGACTTGGGTAACCTTTTCAAGCCCTGAATTCAAAAATTTGATCGATGAACTTTTAATTGAATCTCTTTTACCAGAAAGCATTCCTTTTGTACCAAAATTTGATTTTCAAAAAGACTTACACCTTTATTTTCTGGAAATTCTATCCGAATGTAACCTTCCGTTAACCAATGTCGTACAAAGAGAATGGAGTGATTTATACTGCATCCGCACAGATGCAGATTGTGCTGCTGTAGAGTTCTTTTTTAACGGTAATCACATGTACACATTTGCTATACCTAAATCGACGGCAGGGGCAGACGATGTAAAACTCCAGGAAGTGATAAACAAGCTACGTGGATTGTAAAACCTCTAAAAACTGGGCTTATGTCATTTATTCAAGTGAAAGAATTACGGCAAGCAGGTAAATTGGATGAGGCCTACCAGGTTGCATTACAATACTTGGCAGAAAAAACCCCAACTAGGGTAATAAACAATCCAGCTTTTGCAAAATTATTTCAGAATCCCCCAGATTTGATTTGGGCAAAACGGGCACTTGCATGGGTACTTTACGAGTATCTTAAGCAAAGTGAGATCCAGGAAAATTATGAAGCTTATTTTAGATACCTGACAGAACTGGTTCAACTTGAGTTGCCTAGCTCTGAGGTAATGGTTTTTGATGCTATGGCTTGGCAGATTGGTAAACTTGTTTTTGAGCTTCAAAAACAAGAAAAAATTGAGTATCAGAAGATAGATCTACTATTTGAAGTCATCCAAAAATTTCATTTTACCAAGCCTTCTCCCGCTTATTCTTTTTTGTACAAAGCGTTCCACAAGGGGCATCAAGGCTGGTCTAATTACTTGGAATTTGCGAATTGGTGGAATTTCGAGTACTTCGAGGCAGCAGACTATCTAGAGGAAGAACTACCCAAGAATGGTAAAAAAGTTATGGCTTTGGTAGAGCAGGCTTATATCGCTTACTCCAAGAAATTACTGGAAAAAGCCGTAGGAAGTTTAGATAGAGATAAGATAGCTGCGTTTTTACCTATGCTGGATACGCTTATTGAGAAGTATCCTCGATATCGATACCTTCCCTATTTCAAGGCTAAATTGCTATTGGCAATAGGTGATCCAGAGGATGCATTTAGTGCATTTTTACCTTTTGCAAAAGCGAAGAAAAGTGAGTTCTGGGTATGGGATGTGATGGCGGAGATGTTCACAAACAAGCCTGACAAACAAATAGCTTGTTATTGTAAAGCTATTTCCTGTGGCACTTCGGAAGAGTATCTTATTAAAGTTAGAACCAAACTAGCGGCATTGCTCATTGAAACTGAGAAATATAGTGAGGCAAAAACGGAAATAAACTTTGTGCTGAATATCGATGAACAACAAGGTTGGAAAGTATCTCGTCAAGTTTCACAGTGGCTTAATTCACCCTGGTACAAAGAAGCTGATGTTCAAAAAGATAATCTAATTTTATACCGAATGCATGCCCCATTGGCAGAACAGCTCCTTTTTGCCAACTTACCCGAAGAGATTGCCGTCGTTGAATTTGTGAATCGGGATAAAAAAATGCTCAATTTTATCATAAACTTGAAGCGATATGGTTTCCTTAAATATGACGGTTTTTTAAAGGAAGTTAATATTGGCGATGTTATTGCCGTTAGATTAGATAGTGGGTCATCCGATGGCTATTATACTGCTTTAACGCTGCAACAAACCGATAAAAAGCCAGATAACAGTGTGCTAAAAAACTTTCAAGGGCTGCTTGATATCAGAAATGATAATCCATTCGGGTTTGTGGAAAATATCATGGTAGATTCTAAGTTACTTCAAGAATATCGACTGAATAATGGTGATTTTATCAAGGGAACAGCCATTGCTTCTTTTAACAAAAAGAAACAAGAATGGGGGTGGAAAGCAACCCATTTGGAGCGTTTATAACCTCACCCCTTTCGCATCGACGATTTCCGCACAATCAAGCGTGTAGCCAGCATCCGCTTCTCCACCGTCGGCTGCTCCATCTGCTCCAACAACAGCCGCGCCGATTCCTCACCAATTTTCCACACGGGTTGTTCCACCGTGGTCAACGAAGGCTCAATGATGGCCGAAATGGGGTCATTGCTGAACCCCACTATGCCCAAATCCTGGGGAATGTTGATGCCCCGTTCCTTGGCGATTAGCATAATTTCAATGGCGCAAGGGTCATTCACCGCAAAAATGGCATCCGGTGGCTGGGGCAGATCCAGCAATTGCCGAGTGCAAATTCGGGCGTGTTCCTCGGTCAAATCGTGGTACACGATCAAATCCTGATCCAGCGGCAACTGATGTTTTTGCAAGGCATCAACATAGCCCTGCAAACGCAGCCGACTGACCTGCAAGGTGACCGGACCAGCCAGGTGCGCAATGCGCCGATAGCCCTGTTCAATCAGGTGTTCCACGGCCTGGAATGCCCCTGAATAGTCGTCAATGATCACTTGCGGCGTATCCAGTTCGGGGCAAACGCGGTTGAAAAACACCAGGGGTATTTCCTTCTGCATGACCGTCCGGAAGTGATCAAAATTATCGGTTTTGGCGGTGATGGACACCAAAAGTCCATCCACGCGGCTCCGCAAAAGTGCTTTTACATTGGCCACTTCGGTTTCGTACGACTCATCCGACTGGCAAATCATGACATTGTACCCCGCCTTCGAAAGCACCTCTTGTGCCCCCATAATGAAGGTGGGAAAAAAGTAATGCCGAAACTCGGGCACCAGGATACCCACAATGTTGGTCTGGCGTTTCAAGAGGGCATTGGCCAAGGGATTGGGCTGATAATCAAGTTCTTGTGCCAAATCCAGAATCATCTTGCGCGTTCCTTCATGGATGTCGGCATGCCCACGCAGCGCCCGTGAAACCGTTGACTTGGAAATGCCCAACTGCTGGGCAAGATCCATGATGGTGACCTCGTGAGGGCGACGGTTTTCCTGGGGTACTGCCGTTTCGTTGATGGTAAAATGAAAATCACAGGACTTGCAGTAGTAACGCTGCTTTCCCCTCATAATCCCGGATTTTTGGATGAACTCAATCTGATTGCACTTTTTACATTTGATCATTCCCATGGACTACGAATTGATAAAAAAAGAGAAAGTACAGAATATCACCAAAATTTTTCCGGCAAATCTTCTGCTCGCTAATAATTATTACTATCGCTACCCGTTTCGAGAAGCTTCCCGATAGTTTTTGTGCAACACTGCTTGCTGGAAGCCATTAATTATTTTGAAACTGAGCTTAATTTCGATCAATAAATCTGCAAATCGATCTTTTTTAAACTAAATGATCGATTTTGAAAATCACTCATTTTGGACTTTAACCGTATACATCTATGTCAGGCAAATTACAAATATGGCTTGTGTTTTTTGGTCTGCTGACCACCGCGCAAGCCCAGAACCTCTCCCTGCGGGGAAAAATATCCGATTCCAGCGGAGAAGCACTACCCGGCGCCAGTATCGCGGTAAAGGGCACAACCAGTGGAGCTGTCTCTGAACTGGATGGCACCTACCAACTGGAGGGCGTTTCGGCGCAAGCCACGCTGGTTATTTCCTACACCGGGTACCTTAGTCAGGAGATTGCGGTCAACAACCGCACCCTCATTGACGTAGTACTCAGCCTGGATGTGGAAGCACTCAATGAAGTGGTCGTGGTGGGTTATGGTACCCAGCGCAAAGCGGGTACTACGGGTTCCATTGCTTCGGTGAAAGCAGCCGACCTCGTCCAAACCCCTGTGGCCAACCTTGCCCAGGGGCTGCAAGCCCGGGTGTCGGGGATTCAAATCAACCAAAACTCAGGATCGCCAGGGGGTAACGTCAGTGTGCGCATTCGGGGTACCAACTCCATCAATGGCACTTCGGAGCCATTGTACGTAGTGGATGGCATCCAGATTTCCAATGGAGGGGGCATCAATGATGTCAGCCCACTTTCAACCATTAACCCCAACGACATTGAGAGCATCGAAGTGCTCAAGGATGCCTCGGCCTCGGCCATTTATGGGGCCCGGGCAGCCAACGGGGTGGTCTTGATCACGACCAAACGGGGTAAATCCGGCGTGACCAGAGTCACTTTTGACAGCTACTACGGCACCCAAAAAGTGACCAAAACCATCCCTACCCTCAATGCGGCGCAGTTTGCCCAATTGGAAAATGAGGTGTTTAAAAATACCTACTACAAAGACCCGGCTTCTTTGGGTCAGGGGGTCAATTGGCAGGACATTATCTTCCGGGAAGCCCCGATCCAAAACCACCAATTGTCCGTCAACGGGGGCAACGAAAAGACCCAACTGGCCATGTCGCTCAATTATTTCAACCAGGACGGGGTCATCATCAGTTCCAATTTCAAACGGTATTCGTACCGTCTGAACCTCGACCACAAAATCAGCAAAAACGTCAAAGTGGGTACGAGTATGTTGGGTAGTTACTCGATCAACTCCGGAGTACAAACCGGCTCAACCAGTCAGGGCGACGGTGATGTGGTAGTCGGAAGTATTTTGGGTGCAGCCATTGGTGCACCACCCAACTTAAAACCTTACCGCGCTGACGGCACCATTTTCCCTTTCGGCGAACAAGAGGATGGTCGTTACCGCGAGGTAGCCAACCCCTTGGGTATTGCCTCGGTGTTGATCCAAACCGCCTTAAAAAGAACCTTGACCAATATTTACGGTGAAGTGAACATCTTGAAGGGCCTTACCTATCGGGCTTCCTTTAACATCGATTTGCAGAGCAACACCGCCGATCGGTATTCTCCCCGCTCGATCGTTAGCATTCGGGATTTGAATGACAACTCCGGTTCGGGCTCAAAATCAAATTCGAATTTCACCGGCTTACTGCACGAGAGTATTTTGACTTATAGCCAAACCCTGGCTGAGGTACACAGCTTGAAGTTTACGGGGGTATTTGCTACTCAATCAGATTTGTCCAACGCCAACTCGATTAGTGCGTCGGGATTTCCCAATGATGCCACCCGCAACGAGGCCCTGCAATTGGCCCTCAACCGCACGGTGAGTAGCAGTCGCAGCAAACAACGCCTGGATTCATACATGGGCCGGATCAACTACGGCTTCAACGACAAG includes these proteins:
- a CDS encoding SusC/RagA family TonB-linked outer membrane protein, which codes for MSGKLQIWLVFFGLLTTAQAQNLSLRGKISDSSGEALPGASIAVKGTTSGAVSELDGTYQLEGVSAQATLVISYTGYLSQEIAVNNRTLIDVVLSLDVEALNEVVVVGYGTQRKAGTTGSIASVKAADLVQTPVANLAQGLQARVSGIQINQNSGSPGGNVSVRIRGTNSINGTSEPLYVVDGIQISNGGGINDVSPLSTINPNDIESIEVLKDASASAIYGARAANGVVLITTKRGKSGVTRVTFDSYYGTQKVTKTIPTLNAAQFAQLENEVFKNTYYKDPASLGQGVNWQDIIFREAPIQNHQLSVNGGNEKTQLAMSLNYFNQDGVIISSNFKRYSYRLNLDHKISKNVKVGTSMLGSYSINSGVQTGSTSQGDGDVVVGSILGAAIGAPPNLKPYRADGTIFPFGEQEDGRYREVANPLGIASVLIQTALKRTLTNIYGEVNILKGLTYRASFNIDLQSNTADRYSPRSIVSIRDLNDNSGSGSKSNSNFTGLLHESILTYSQTLAEVHSLKFTGVFATQSDLSNANSISASGFPNDATRNEALQLALNRTVSSSRSKQRLDSYMGRINYGFNDKYFIDLTARVDGSSRFGAENKYGFFPAVSAAWRIIQEPFLDNAKWLSDLKIRASYGLTGNAGGISPYQSLSTVASVGSDYVFNNAYITGINPTGIANPALRWEKSTQTNIGLDLGLWDNRLSLVVDVYNKKTDDLLYIKTLPLSSGYGSITGNYASLENRGIEFAANARILQGKIKWNVAANVTMNRNKVLDLDGGTTAERFITSYTVLKVGQPLGLIKSFVFDGINQSGETILPGYDGRLGGHKIKDLNGDGTISSLDQIITGDPNPDLIFGFSTNVSFKGFDVSTFWSGTQGNDIYNLSRLSFENPLGQRNLFKVVENRWTPTNPSNQYVSPAQGGRLPVSDYYVEDGSYIRCKNITLGYTVTSIKGIQNLRVYVSGNNLITITDYTGFDPEVNTFAGSNTVIGIDNLVYPQARSILGGIQVTF